A region of Vitis vinifera cultivar Pinot Noir 40024 chromosome 15, ASM3070453v1 DNA encodes the following proteins:
- the LOC100260254 gene encoding uncharacterized protein LOC100260254 gives MKIFGLKASLLLMAILLFTDCLIVEGQACHPSGKIRGKKPPPGECNQGNDSDCCKEGKLYTTYKCSPTVSSHTKAYLTLNGFQKDEDGGAPSECDNQYHSDDTPVVALSTGWYNKGSRCLNNITISANGRSVVAMVVDECDSTMGCDSDHDYQPPCTNNIIDASRAVWKALGVPHDQWGGLDITWTDACRPSGNIRGKKPPPGGCNQENDSDCCVQGKLYTTYKCSPAVSSHTKAVLTLNSFEKGGDGGAPSECDRKYHSDDTPVVALSTGWYNKGSRCLNNITISARGRSMVAMVVDECDSTMGCDEDHDYQPPCPNNIVDASKAVWEALGVPLADWGELDITWSDA, from the exons atGAAGATTTTTGGCTTAAAGGCATCTTTGCTCCTAATGGCCATTCTCCTTTTCACAGATTGTTTGATTGTGGAAGGCCAGGCTTGTCACCCAAGTGGCAAGATTAGGGGTAAGAAACCCCCTCCTGGGGAATGCAACCAAGGCAATGACTCCGATTGCTGTAAAGAAGGAAAGCTTTACACGACATACAAGTGTTCTCCAACCGTATCTAGTCATACCAAGGCATATCTAACTCTTAATGGCTTTCAGAAAGATGAAGATGGTGGTGCTCCATCTGAATGTGACAACCAGTACCACTCTGATGACACGCCGGTTGTAGCACTGTCAACTGGATGGTACAACAAAGGGAGCAGGTGCTTAAACAACATCACTATAAGTGCTAATGGGAGAAGTGTAGTGGCCATGGTAGTGGATGAGTGTGACTCAACTATGGGATGTGACAGTGACCACGATTATCAGCCTCCCTGTACTAACAACATTATTGATGCCTCAAGAGCTGTGTGGAAAGCCTTGGGGGTGCCTCATGACCAATGGGGAGGGCTAGATATAACTTGGACAGAT GCATGTCGGCCAAGTGGCAATATTAGGGGTAAGAAACCACCTCCTGGAGGATGCAACCAAGAGAATGACTCTGATTGTTGTGTCCAAGGCAAGCTTTACACTACATACAAGTGCTCACCAGCAGTGTCTAGCCATACCAAGGCAGTGCTCACTCTTAACAGCTTTGAGAAGGGCGGAGATGGCGGGGCTCCATCTGAATGTGACAGAAAGTATCATTCTGATGATACCCCAGTTGTGGCACTATCAACTGGATGGTACAACAAAGGGAGCAGGTGCTTAAACAACATCACCATAAGTGCTAGGGGTAGAAGTATGGTGGCCATGGTTGTTGATGAGTGTGACTCTACTATGGGATGTGATGAAGACCATGACTATCAACCTCCCTGTCCTAATAACATTGTCGACGCCTCAAAGGCTGTGTGGGAAGCCTTGGGTGTGCCTCTTGCTGATTGGGGAGAGCTAGATATAACTTGGTCTGATGCTTAA
- the LOC100265498 gene encoding AT-hook motif nuclear-localized protein 9 codes for MDRRDAMAMPGSGSYYMQRGMAGSGSGSGPQPGLHGSPGIRSLSNPSMPFQPNIGGGGSMGSTLPVEPSSVISTHGVNVGAPSTLLPPSEPVKRKRGRPRKYGPDGTVSLALSPSSATSPGTLTASTQKRGRGRPPGTGRKQQLASLGEWLSGSAGMGFTPHVITVAVGEDVATKIMSFSQQGPRAICILSANGAVSTVTLRQPSTSGGTVTYEGRFEILCLSGSYLLTDNGGSRNRTGGLSVSLASPDGRVIGGGVGGMLTAASPVQVIVGSFIWGNSKTKNKMGESVEGAGDSERQTVDHPITTPTTVPASQNLTPASSMGVWPGSRQLDMRNSPVDIDLMRG; via the exons ATGGATCGAAGAGATGCTATGGCGATGCCTGGGTCAGGTTCTTATTATATGCAAAGAGGAATGGCTGGGTCCGGGTCCGGGTCTGGGCCGCAGCCTGGATTACATGGATCACCGGGAATTCGCTCATTATCTAATCCAAGCATGCCATTTCAGCCCAATATTGGAGGTGGTGGCTCTATGGGATCAACATTACCCGTGGAGCCTTCGTCTGTAATCTCCACTCATGGTGTTAATGTGGGTGCACCATCCACATTGTTGCCACCAAGTGAGCCTGTGAAGAGAAAAAGGGGAAGACCCCGAAAATATGGACCTGATGGGACTGTGTCATTGGCATTGTCTCCCTCATCCGCCACTTCTCCTGGGACACTAACCGCATCTACCCAGAAGCGGGGTAGAGGGCGGCCACCAGGAACTGGGAGGAAGCAGCAGCTAGCTTCTCTTG GTGAGTGGCTGTCTGGTTCGGCTGGGATGGGTTTTACTCCACATGTCATCACCGTTGCAGTAGGAGAA GATGTTGCAACGaaaattatgtcattttcacAGCAGGGGCCAAGAGCTATATGCATCTTATCAGCAAATGGAGCTGTATCCACTGTGACCCTTCGTCAGCCTTCAACCTCTGGTGGCACCGTCACATATGAG GGACGTTTTGAGATACTATGTCTGTCAGGCTCTTATTTGCTAACTGATAATGGTGGCTCCCGCAACCGAACTGGTGGTCTAAGTGTCTCCCTTGCTAGTCCTGATGGTCGTGTCATTGGTGGTGGAGTTGGAGGAATGCTTACAGCAGCAAGTCCTGTTCAG gtgaTAGTTGGGAGCTTCATATGGGGCAATTCAAAGACAAAGAACAAGATGGGGGAAAGTGTGGAAGGTGCTGGGGATTCAGAACGTCAGACAGTTGATCATCCAATCACTACTCCCACTACTGTTCCAGCCAGTCAAAATCTTACTCCAGCCTCATCGATGGGTGTGTGGCCAGGTTCACGGCAGTTGGATATGCGAAATTCTCCTGTTGACATTGATTTGATGCGTGGCTGA